In Nitrospirota bacterium, the following proteins share a genomic window:
- a CDS encoding DUF488 domain-containing protein encodes MEARRLYTLGTSRRSEEDFIEILNSYGIEAVIDVRSFPVSKLEYFRKENLESLLKNNGLEYYHLGKELGGFRKGGYQAYTLTEDFAKGTILLETIATTKVSAVICAERFPWKCHRRYIARAMHKKGWEIIHIIDKGKIWVPKP; translated from the coding sequence ATGGAGGCAAGAAGACTTTACACCCTCGGCACGAGCCGCCGTTCTGAAGAGGATTTCATTGAAATACTTAATTCCTATGGGATAGAGGCTGTCATTGATGTAAGGAGTTTTCCGGTGAGCAAACTCGAATATTTCCGGAAAGAAAATCTTGAGAGTCTCCTCAAAAATAATGGCCTGGAGTATTATCATTTAGGCAAAGAATTGGGAGGATTCAGAAAGGGCGGCTATCAGGCATATACACTCACAGAAGATTTTGCAAAAGGAACAATCCTCTTAGAGACGATTGCCACAACAAAGGTCTCAGCAGTAATATGCGCCGAGCGATTTCCATGGAAGTGTCACAGGCGATATATTGCGAGGGCAATGCATAAAAAGGGATGGGAGATAATACATATCATTGATAAAGGTAAGATATGGGTGCCGAAACCCTGA